One window of Pseudacidobacterium ailaaui genomic DNA carries:
- a CDS encoding ArnT family glycosyltransferase: protein MPIPKSLKTLRTAPTTLLSRFPFLGTALETATLFLFTAFFLFYGLVPIFGGDGIGLVGADEPRYAQVAREMLARHDYITPILYGRPWLEKPALYYWRAMFSFREFGVHDWSARLPSASFAFVLIVLIYLHMRRFRPGGQLDAALLTASCAAILSFARGASTDMQLAAPFCIGMLGWYAWYETGSKFWLFDLYFFVGAATLAKGPVAPFLAIVIITIFAALRKEWSLLRRSVWWPGIGLYFAMVLPWFIAVQKRNPNFLRVFFLEHNIERFATNRFEHEQHFWYYIPVILLGLMPWAVIAIAALTDAVKDSIAEWKARRAKHHYMGHPRAGDAFPEFLVLWALIPIVFFTFSESKLPGYVLPSIPPLTILSGDYLNRMRARGLRPWLLILHGVVVGLLTVLVLLLPRLIQHPDQMPPGAALFAAGTTGFAATIFILITTERFGLKRLRIATMVPIIILVLFLYGIGPFFGLGEVKSTKGTVQLIDFTYSARPLARMLEQIVPPDGTVAVYKVRRDMEYGLSFYRNRKTVNYESDGVPPEQHILVVRASYVDELRQKLKGRRYEPLFVYPAQNLVIYMVAAQ, encoded by the coding sequence GTGCCGATTCCGAAAAGCCTCAAGACGCTGCGAACTGCGCCCACGACGCTCCTGAGCCGGTTTCCTTTCCTGGGAACTGCCCTGGAGACGGCCACACTTTTCCTGTTTACTGCCTTTTTCCTGTTTTACGGACTCGTGCCCATCTTCGGAGGGGACGGCATCGGGCTGGTGGGTGCCGATGAGCCCCGCTACGCGCAGGTGGCGCGGGAGATGCTGGCGCGGCACGACTACATCACGCCCATTCTCTATGGCAGACCCTGGCTGGAAAAGCCCGCGCTTTATTACTGGCGTGCGATGTTTTCCTTCCGTGAGTTCGGAGTGCATGACTGGTCAGCGCGCCTGCCTTCGGCCAGCTTTGCCTTTGTCCTCATTGTTCTGATTTATCTGCATATGCGCCGCTTCCGCCCTGGCGGGCAACTGGATGCAGCACTGCTGACGGCCTCCTGCGCGGCGATACTCAGCTTTGCCCGCGGCGCCTCGACGGACATGCAATTGGCGGCGCCCTTCTGTATTGGAATGCTGGGCTGGTACGCATGGTATGAAACTGGCAGCAAGTTCTGGCTCTTTGATCTTTACTTTTTTGTAGGAGCGGCCACATTGGCCAAAGGGCCCGTGGCCCCGTTTCTTGCCATTGTCATCATCACCATCTTTGCGGCGCTCAGAAAAGAGTGGTCCCTGCTGCGACGAAGCGTCTGGTGGCCAGGCATCGGGTTGTATTTCGCCATGGTGCTGCCGTGGTTTATCGCCGTGCAGAAGCGCAATCCTAACTTTCTGCGCGTTTTCTTTCTGGAACACAATATTGAGCGCTTTGCCACCAACCGTTTTGAGCACGAGCAGCACTTCTGGTACTACATCCCTGTCATTCTCCTGGGTCTGATGCCGTGGGCCGTCATCGCGATTGCCGCGCTGACTGACGCGGTGAAGGACTCAATTGCGGAATGGAAGGCCCGCCGGGCCAAGCACCACTACATGGGCCATCCGCGCGCCGGGGATGCCTTTCCGGAGTTTCTCGTACTTTGGGCGCTGATTCCGATTGTCTTTTTCACGTTTTCAGAATCCAAGCTGCCGGGCTACGTGCTTCCCTCCATCCCTCCGCTCACGATTCTCAGCGGGGATTATCTGAACCGGATGCGCGCCCGGGGCCTCCGGCCGTGGCTGCTGATTCTGCATGGGGTGGTCGTGGGGCTGCTGACCGTGCTCGTTCTGCTGCTGCCGCGGCTCATTCAGCATCCGGACCAGATGCCACCGGGAGCGGCGCTCTTTGCGGCAGGGACTACCGGGTTTGCCGCCACGATCTTCATCCTCATTACCACGGAGCGCTTTGGGCTGAAGCGGCTGCGCATCGCCACCATGGTGCCCATCATCATTCTGGTGCTCTTTTTGTATGGCATCGGACCTTTCTTCGGATTGGGCGAGGTAAAGTCTACCAAAGGCACCGTCCAGCTCATTGACTTCACTTACTCGGCGCGGCCGCTGGCCCGGATGCTGGAGCAGATTGTTCCCCCCGACGGCACGGTGGCGGTCTACAAGGTGCGGCGAGACATGGAGTATGGACTCTCTTTTTATCGCAACAGGAAAACGGTGAATTATGAGAGCGACGGGGTCCCGCCAGAACAACATATTCTTGTGGTCCGGGCGTCTTATGTGGACGAGTTGCGTCAAAAACTGAAGGGGAGGCGCTATGAGCCACTCTTCGTGTATCCTGCTCAGAACCTGGTCATCTATATGGTTGCTGCGCAATAA
- a CDS encoding DHH family phosphoesterase → MAERHNIHAVLDAIERGRRFLVTAHARPDGDAIGSMLACASILEQLGKRAEMVSCDRVPLIYRFLPCSSAIRQMARVEGEYDAVILLECDGIERSRLQGLEGRFLINIDHHSSGKAFANINWIDPEACAVAEMVYELAMMAGARMTPEMATCLYTALLTDTGQFCYDGTDARTFDLAAELVRHGANAAAIARDVYFSRPTSKMLLLGAALSNLRREGRIAWMWVTHEDMLRTHAAEEDCEGLVNYAIAIAGVDVAIFLRELPNHRVRLSLRSKGKVNVAHIAEAFGGGGHPHASGCTLDGPLPDATGMILAVARKMLSRAVHEVA, encoded by the coding sequence ATGGCAGAAAGGCACAATATCCACGCTGTACTGGATGCGATTGAGCGCGGCCGGAGATTTCTGGTGACGGCGCATGCGCGTCCTGATGGCGACGCCATCGGGTCCATGCTGGCCTGTGCCTCGATTCTGGAGCAGCTCGGCAAGCGTGCCGAGATGGTCTCCTGCGACCGCGTTCCGCTGATCTACCGCTTTCTGCCCTGTTCTTCTGCCATCCGGCAGATGGCGCGCGTGGAAGGCGAGTACGATGCCGTGATTCTGCTTGAATGCGATGGCATTGAACGTTCGCGTCTCCAGGGGCTGGAGGGGCGGTTTCTCATCAACATTGACCATCACTCCAGCGGAAAGGCCTTTGCCAACATCAACTGGATTGATCCGGAAGCCTGCGCCGTGGCGGAGATGGTCTACGAACTGGCCATGATGGCCGGAGCGCGCATGACTCCGGAGATGGCCACCTGTCTTTACACCGCGTTGCTTACCGACACGGGACAGTTCTGTTACGACGGCACCGACGCCCGCACCTTTGACCTGGCGGCGGAACTGGTGCGGCATGGGGCCAATGCTGCGGCTATCGCGCGGGACGTCTATTTTTCCCGGCCTACATCGAAGATGCTGCTGCTGGGGGCGGCGCTGTCCAATCTGCGACGGGAGGGACGCATTGCCTGGATGTGGGTGACGCACGAAGACATGCTGCGCACCCATGCAGCAGAAGAGGACTGCGAAGGACTGGTGAACTATGCCATCGCCATTGCCGGGGTGGATGTGGCCATCTTTCTGCGCGAGCTGCCTAATCATCGCGTCCGGCTTTCCCTGCGCAGCAAGGGCAAAGTCAATGTGGCCCATATTGCGGAGGCCTTCGGCGGCGGGGGACACCCCCATGCCAGCGGATGCACTCTGGACGGCCCGCTACCGGACGCTACCGGCATGATCCTGGCTGTGGCCCGTAAGATGCTTAGCCGGGCAGTCCACGAGGTCGCCTGA
- a CDS encoding inorganic diphosphatase, with the protein MVNYLELPIGDKVPEVINSVIEIPFEGINKYEYDKQLHVFRLDRNLYSPVHYPGDYGFIPSTLSDDGDPLDVLVLVDAPSFPGCVMQVRPIGLLEMMDQGVLDEKVLAVGRNNPRYKDVWNYSEIYPHMLKEITHFFSIYKDLEGKRVEIRGWHDASYARDRVLRAAENFVNNKEKKQAEATKR; encoded by the coding sequence ATGGTCAATTATCTGGAACTCCCGATTGGTGACAAGGTCCCCGAGGTGATCAACAGCGTGATTGAGATCCCTTTTGAGGGCATTAACAAGTACGAGTACGACAAGCAGCTGCATGTCTTCCGTCTCGACCGCAACCTGTATTCGCCTGTGCATTATCCCGGTGACTATGGTTTTATTCCTTCAACCTTAAGCGACGACGGCGATCCGCTGGACGTGCTGGTGCTGGTCGATGCTCCCAGCTTTCCCGGCTGCGTGATGCAGGTCCGCCCGATTGGCCTGCTGGAGATGATGGACCAGGGGGTCCTGGATGAAAAGGTCCTTGCTGTAGGCCGGAACAATCCGCGCTACAAGGACGTCTGGAATTACTCAGAGATCTATCCGCACATGCTCAAGGAGATTACGCACTTCTTTTCCATCTACAAAGACCTGGAAGGCAAACGCGTGGAGATCCGCGGATGGCATGATGCCTCCTATGCCCGCGACCGGGTCCTGCGTGCGGCGGAGAACTTTGTAAACAATAAAGAAAAAAAGCAGGCTGAGGCGACAAAACGGTAA
- a CDS encoding GNAT family N-acetyltransferase produces the protein MSSALQLEILDLRHFSANSLRPVLEEESRVWSERLHWDYRSSADLLLQYLDSRILPGYVALENGRIAGYAFCVYEDHKAIIGDVFTLPHVSPGVAEELLRHLLELLQHSPGIDRIESQLLLHRHGLHEDIFRRAGFRLFRRLFMELDLSAFRPLPSPPLPEGLELLPWQESDYHPSGQLIAEAYEGHLDSYINDQYRTVSGSLRFLHNIVRFPGCGLFDAQSSRTVVRVSDHSLAGVLLCSRVREDVAHITQVCVSKRLRRHGLGLHLIQACAENLRRRGFAALTLTVTEENTSALELYRRIGFIEKHAFDALVWDRPRR, from the coding sequence GTGAGTTCGGCATTACAGCTTGAGATCCTCGATCTGCGGCACTTTTCGGCCAACAGTCTGCGGCCTGTGCTCGAAGAAGAGAGCCGTGTCTGGAGCGAGCGTCTGCACTGGGACTACCGCTCCTCAGCCGACCTTCTGCTGCAATACCTTGATTCGCGCATTCTTCCTGGCTACGTGGCCCTGGAAAACGGCCGGATTGCCGGATATGCCTTTTGTGTTTATGAAGACCACAAGGCCATTATCGGGGACGTCTTTACCCTTCCGCATGTTTCGCCCGGGGTGGCCGAGGAGCTCCTCCGCCATCTGCTCGAACTGCTCCAGCATTCGCCCGGGATTGATCGGATTGAGTCCCAGCTGCTGCTGCATCGGCACGGGCTGCATGAGGACATCTTCCGGCGCGCGGGGTTCCGGCTCTTCCGCCGCCTCTTCATGGAACTGGACCTCTCCGCGTTTCGTCCGCTTCCGTCGCCGCCTCTGCCTGAAGGCCTGGAGCTGCTTCCCTGGCAGGAGAGCGACTATCACCCCTCCGGCCAACTGATTGCCGAGGCCTATGAGGGGCATCTGGACAGCTACATTAACGACCAGTACCGGACGGTCAGCGGATCGCTCCGCTTTCTGCATAACATTGTGCGCTTTCCCGGGTGCGGCCTCTTCGATGCGCAGTCCTCACGCACGGTCGTCCGGGTCAGCGACCATTCTCTGGCCGGAGTGCTGCTTTGCTCCCGGGTGCGCGAAGACGTGGCCCACATCACCCAGGTCTGCGTGTCGAAGCGCCTGCGGCGGCATGGCCTGGGGCTGCACCTGATCCAGGCCTGCGCGGAAAATCTGCGCCGGAGAGGCTTTGCCGCCTTGACGCTGACCGTGACGGAAGAGAATACCAGTGCGCTGGAACTGTATCGCCGCATCGGCTTTATAGAGAAGCACGCCTTTGACGCTCTGGTCTGGGACCGTCCCCGCCGCTGA
- a CDS encoding S9 family peptidase: MRRIAAFVFLCWSVWQLPAHAQKQWSVADIFTGRVQTGRPPAEMSWAPDGKRAIYIGDNGDMMQMDAATGKTSKLLDHEKLAPIMNVQLGEKDRDHRARYGEPDYIWAPDSQHLLFDTNGTLWLYDLKSGTGMEVGQTGQGSGDDPKFSPNGQYISYLHDHNLYVGRPSGQAVALTSTHEPTLLNGEVDWVYLEELDVRSNYFWSPDSRQIAYLQMDEASVPQYPIVDWIPTHASVDEQRYPQPGDPNPGVRVGVVSINGGKTTWIRVPFDQGNDYVPRFGWVDPHVVWIEVLTRDHKHLNLYFADTRTGDSRLVLAQNDDRFFDEAYDVHFFAPGEFLITSWRDGHTHMYRYTYVASNPLAGEAELAGELEKGDYEVSSVKSIDLTTRTVYYVSNEGDPRQQQIWSVKLDGSQKQKVSSSEGYHDPDFAEGTSTYFDHASSLMTPPSFSLCHAEGASCQTIWRGKLPEGYELVKPEMLELKAADGKTILYASLLLPKKSSGPGSVPLINNPYGGPHAQTVRDSWGGAMFFFDQLLAQQGFAVLHVDNRGMGGRGRDFEQAAYRNFGPVQLSDQLAALDQVLARYPQLDRNRLGWWGWSWGGTFTLNALSHADRFRAGVSVAPVTDFRNYDSIYTERYLGLPEQNKEAYDAASALESAKNLKGRLLLVHGTGDDNVHFANSIQYIQKLIDAKIAYDFQPYPRKTHSIAGPVAHTHLFERILWQFETYLKPTGAAQ, translated from the coding sequence GTGCGCCGCATCGCTGCTTTTGTGTTTCTCTGCTGGTCTGTCTGGCAACTTCCTGCCCATGCGCAAAAACAATGGTCTGTAGCAGACATCTTTACCGGCCGCGTCCAGACCGGCCGCCCTCCGGCGGAAATGTCCTGGGCGCCGGATGGCAAGCGCGCCATCTATATTGGCGACAACGGCGACATGATGCAGATGGACGCCGCCACGGGAAAGACCAGCAAGCTGCTGGATCACGAGAAGCTTGCCCCCATCATGAACGTCCAGCTTGGGGAAAAGGACCGCGACCATCGTGCGCGCTATGGCGAGCCGGACTACATCTGGGCCCCGGATTCGCAGCATCTGCTGTTTGACACCAATGGCACGCTCTGGCTCTATGACCTGAAGAGCGGCACAGGTATGGAAGTGGGCCAGACGGGCCAGGGCAGCGGGGATGACCCGAAGTTCTCGCCCAATGGGCAGTACATCTCCTATCTGCATGATCACAACCTCTACGTGGGCAGGCCCTCCGGACAGGCCGTGGCCCTGACCAGTACGCATGAGCCGACCCTGCTGAATGGCGAGGTGGACTGGGTCTATCTGGAAGAGCTGGACGTGCGTAGCAATTACTTCTGGTCACCAGACTCCAGGCAGATTGCCTATCTGCAAATGGACGAGGCGTCAGTGCCGCAGTACCCCATCGTGGACTGGATCCCCACGCATGCGAGTGTGGACGAGCAGCGGTATCCCCAGCCCGGAGACCCGAATCCTGGCGTGCGCGTGGGGGTGGTGAGCATCAACGGCGGCAAGACCACATGGATCCGGGTCCCCTTCGACCAGGGCAATGACTATGTCCCCCGCTTTGGATGGGTGGACCCTCATGTGGTCTGGATCGAGGTGCTGACGCGCGACCACAAGCACCTGAATCTGTACTTTGCGGACACGCGCACCGGAGACTCGCGGCTGGTACTGGCACAGAATGACGACAGGTTCTTCGACGAGGCCTACGATGTGCACTTTTTTGCTCCGGGCGAGTTCCTCATCACCAGCTGGCGCGACGGACACACCCACATGTACCGCTATACCTATGTCGCGTCGAACCCGCTGGCGGGCGAAGCGGAACTGGCCGGAGAGCTGGAAAAGGGTGATTACGAGGTCAGCTCTGTTAAGTCCATCGATTTGACGACGCGCACGGTCTATTACGTCTCCAATGAGGGTGATCCTCGTCAGCAACAGATCTGGAGCGTGAAGCTCGATGGTTCACAGAAACAAAAGGTCTCTTCCTCCGAGGGCTATCACGATCCGGACTTTGCCGAAGGCACCTCTACTTACTTTGATCATGCCTCCTCACTGATGACGCCGCCTTCCTTCAGCTTGTGCCATGCCGAGGGCGCATCCTGCCAGACCATCTGGAGGGGCAAATTGCCGGAAGGATATGAGCTTGTGAAGCCGGAGATGCTGGAGCTGAAGGCTGCGGACGGAAAAACCATCCTCTATGCTTCTCTGCTGCTGCCGAAGAAGAGCAGCGGTCCGGGAAGTGTGCCGCTGATCAACAATCCTTACGGCGGCCCTCATGCGCAGACTGTGCGCGATAGCTGGGGCGGGGCCATGTTCTTTTTTGACCAGCTTCTGGCCCAGCAGGGCTTTGCTGTGCTGCATGTGGACAACCGAGGGATGGGTGGCCGCGGACGCGATTTTGAACAGGCCGCCTACCGAAACTTCGGTCCGGTGCAGTTGAGCGACCAGCTCGCTGCGCTGGACCAGGTGCTGGCCCGGTATCCGCAACTCGATAGAAACCGTCTGGGATGGTGGGGTTGGAGCTGGGGTGGCACCTTTACTCTGAATGCACTATCGCACGCAGACCGCTTTCGTGCGGGAGTTTCTGTGGCTCCGGTAACAGACTTCCGCAACTACGATTCCATTTACACCGAGCGCTATCTTGGCCTGCCTGAGCAGAACAAGGAGGCCTACGATGCGGCCTCGGCCTTGGAGAGTGCGAAAAACCTCAAAGGGCGTCTGCTTCTGGTCCACGGGACAGGCGACGACAATGTGCACTTTGCCAACTCGATCCAGTACATCCAGAAGCTGATTGATGCAAAGATTGCGTATGATTTTCAGCCCTATCCGCGCAAGACACACTCAATTGCCGGACCGGTAGCGCACACGCACCTTTTCGAGCGCATCCTATGGCAGTTTGAGACATATCTGAAACCAACAGGAGCAGCCCAGTGA
- the rbfA gene encoding 30S ribosome-binding factor RbfA, translating into MPEQRARKYHQDRVAETLREEIGAMIEGELSDPRISFAYVSQVLLNPGGKSAQIYVAVDGGVKEEEETLEGLMAARGYIRHELLERMGVRHVPDLVFHIDRSEKMKARIDELLGRVRKRSKTGGD; encoded by the coding sequence ATGCCGGAGCAACGGGCGCGTAAATATCATCAGGACCGCGTAGCGGAGACGCTACGCGAGGAGATCGGGGCCATGATTGAAGGTGAACTCTCCGACCCTCGCATCAGCTTTGCCTATGTCAGCCAGGTATTGCTGAATCCGGGTGGGAAGTCGGCGCAGATCTATGTGGCCGTGGATGGGGGCGTGAAGGAAGAAGAAGAAACGCTGGAAGGGTTGATGGCAGCGCGCGGATATATCCGGCATGAACTGCTGGAGCGCATGGGCGTGCGCCACGTACCCGATCTGGTCTTTCATATTGATCGGTCGGAGAAGATGAAGGCCCGGATTGATGAGCTTCTGGGAAGGGTGAGGAAAAGGAGCAAGACAGGCGGGGACTAA
- the purS gene encoding phosphoribosylformylglycinamidine synthase subunit PurS, which produces MKAHVYVTLKRTVLDPQGQTIHNALKKMQYQGIQDVRQGKYFVLDLDGSLDAGTAKAEVERIAREVLTNPVIEEFSYRLEEAR; this is translated from the coding sequence ATGAAGGCCCATGTCTATGTGACGCTCAAGCGGACGGTGCTCGACCCTCAGGGGCAGACCATCCACAATGCACTCAAAAAGATGCAGTATCAGGGAATCCAGGACGTCCGTCAGGGAAAATATTTTGTTCTGGACCTGGATGGCTCTCTTGACGCCGGCACCGCCAAAGCGGAAGTAGAACGAATCGCCAGAGAAGTGCTGACCAACCCCGTGATTGAGGAGTTTTCCTACCGCCTGGAAGAAGCCAGGTAA
- a CDS encoding LysR family transcriptional regulator → MDFEQLKTFLEVSRLKSFSRAADKLGVTQPAISAQIRSLENEVGARLFDRDGGKVTFTAAGRLFEPFAEHCLQASNHIMVAIGELHRSPRGEISISANEATSLYVLPVVFAQFKKQYTRVNLSIVRADRSRTLEAVLNREVDFGVVSLPVKDPRLLIEVIHKDELALVVPKTHPLVNREQIKFAELLQYPLLLPKHGRQREQIDDLFRTHDVHPRVAMEVDSSELLKRLIGAGLGMGFLPRSNVRDDERAGLLKMLKVEGVRLSRELALVFRKDKTLTRAAQAFLEIATGRARPILLQAGQKPR, encoded by the coding sequence ATGGACTTTGAGCAGTTGAAGACCTTCCTGGAAGTAAGCCGGCTGAAAAGCTTTTCCCGGGCAGCCGATAAGCTGGGCGTGACCCAGCCTGCGATTTCGGCGCAGATCCGCTCCCTGGAAAATGAAGTCGGGGCCCGTTTGTTTGATCGCGATGGCGGAAAGGTCACCTTCACCGCTGCCGGACGCCTCTTTGAGCCATTTGCCGAGCATTGCCTCCAGGCCTCGAACCACATCATGGTGGCCATTGGGGAGCTGCACCGCTCGCCACGCGGGGAGATCTCCATCAGCGCCAACGAGGCCACCAGTCTTTATGTGCTGCCGGTGGTGTTTGCCCAATTCAAAAAGCAATACACCCGCGTAAACCTGTCGATTGTACGTGCCGACCGCTCCCGGACACTGGAGGCGGTCCTGAATCGGGAGGTGGATTTTGGGGTCGTTTCGCTGCCGGTGAAGGACCCTCGTCTGCTCATTGAGGTCATTCACAAGGATGAGCTGGCGCTGGTGGTCCCCAAGACGCATCCGCTGGTCAATCGTGAGCAGATCAAGTTTGCGGAGCTGCTCCAGTATCCCTTGCTGCTGCCGAAGCATGGCCGCCAGCGCGAGCAGATTGACGATCTTTTCCGGACGCACGATGTCCACCCGCGAGTGGCCATGGAAGTGGATTCAAGCGAGCTGTTGAAGCGACTGATCGGCGCTGGCCTGGGAATGGGTTTTCTGCCCCGGTCCAATGTTCGCGATGACGAGCGGGCCGGGCTTTTGAAGATGCTGAAGGTGGAGGGCGTGCGGCTGAGCCGCGAACTGGCGCTGGTCTTCAGAAAAGACAAAACCCTGACGCGCGCAGCACAGGCTTTTCTGGAAATTGCGACGGGAAGGGCCAGACCGATTCTGCTCCAGGCGGGGCAAAAACCGAGATGA
- a CDS encoding AsmA family protein: MSQTHGKPPKKFWIFLAAVAMLALAIVLPPLINLDRYQGQIAAAISRAIGRPVHLSSVTLRLLPRPGLELGDFIVEEDPSFGAEPALRAPSVDASIRLSSLWRGRLEIGRISLDQASVNIVRDASGRWNLGTVLLQASHIPNAPTAQRHAGQSPRFPYIEATNTRVNFKIGEEKKPFSLLNADFAMWLENPDEWRIRLEAQPVRTDIDLDLADTGTLRVEGSLQRATELGNMPVHLHAEWTSAPLGQISRLLFGTESGWRGDLEMTGDITGSIAAPQFKTRIRMTDIHRQEFSPLEPFQVDATCQGAYQQPQHALHDLTCFWPIHGGHLLLTGSVPDVEHPAPALHLHVQDVPAAFALSALRLVRNSFAASVQVSGTVQGDLDYAHQLSGSISVEHLSFRLPQMDAPLIFPTLHLVSPPVQPAPRRKKKAMAPPPSPASLQLETAALSLGGSAPLNLSGSFRSSGFTLTLQGTASVARLRPLAAGLHLASGILPALAPQGSAEMNLTVQGPWVQPISISENPVPTASTQGVLYFKNTLYRAAFLSGPVEVLSAQAVFSPSQIVFSPVSAVFQKVPFTLALTLPLRCSGQSCTPQFLLTAQQLDAASLQSALLGAGEHNEFLQQILARLEHDRPQWPSLEGTVETNTFTLGPLAVHEASSHLRIAGRRVQFLSLDGHALNGVLHATGTLDASDVPLYSFDAQLTHASATAIANLWHGERASGTVGLQMHLSLSGYSAEDLQHSAQGSFQWDWRQGSLGATPAVLEHFDQWSASGTIHNAQLVLEKSQISRGNVAGVVSGSIGFDRKFDLKFTQKTEVAEHHGILHKRS; encoded by the coding sequence ATGAGCCAGACCCACGGTAAGCCGCCAAAAAAATTCTGGATCTTCCTTGCCGCAGTTGCAATGCTGGCGCTTGCCATCGTTCTGCCGCCCCTGATCAATCTGGACCGCTACCAGGGCCAGATCGCCGCCGCCATCAGCCGCGCCATTGGCCGTCCGGTCCATCTTTCTTCGGTGACTCTGCGCCTGCTGCCGCGTCCCGGCCTTGAGCTGGGCGACTTTATCGTGGAAGAGGACCCTTCCTTCGGCGCCGAGCCGGCGCTGCGCGCCCCCAGCGTGGACGCCTCCATCCGGCTGAGCTCGCTCTGGCGAGGGCGTCTCGAAATCGGACGGATCAGCCTGGACCAGGCCAGCGTCAACATTGTCCGGGATGCTTCCGGGCGATGGAACCTTGGGACCGTCCTCCTTCAGGCCTCACACATTCCCAATGCGCCCACAGCACAAAGGCACGCGGGCCAGTCGCCGCGCTTTCCCTATATTGAAGCCACCAACACGCGCGTAAACTTCAAGATCGGGGAGGAGAAGAAGCCCTTCTCTCTTTTGAACGCAGACTTTGCCATGTGGCTGGAAAATCCTGACGAATGGCGTATCCGGCTGGAGGCCCAACCTGTGCGCACTGACATTGATCTGGACCTGGCCGATACCGGGACCCTGCGCGTGGAAGGCTCCCTCCAGCGGGCCACCGAACTGGGCAATATGCCCGTCCATCTTCACGCTGAGTGGACCAGCGCACCGCTCGGGCAGATTAGCCGCCTTCTCTTTGGCACTGAATCTGGCTGGCGCGGGGACCTTGAAATGACAGGTGACATTACCGGCAGCATTGCCGCGCCGCAGTTCAAAACACGCATCCGCATGACGGACATCCACCGGCAGGAGTTTTCCCCTCTGGAGCCTTTTCAGGTGGACGCCACCTGCCAAGGTGCCTACCAGCAGCCGCAGCATGCCCTCCATGATCTGACCTGCTTCTGGCCCATCCACGGCGGTCACCTGCTGCTGACCGGCTCAGTCCCGGACGTCGAGCACCCCGCTCCGGCCCTTCATCTTCACGTCCAGGATGTACCGGCGGCCTTTGCTCTGTCCGCCCTGCGGCTGGTCCGCAACAGCTTTGCCGCCTCTGTTCAGGTTTCAGGTACGGTGCAGGGAGACCTGGACTATGCCCATCAGCTTTCCGGATCCATCTCTGTCGAGCATTTGTCCTTCCGCCTCCCACAGATGGATGCCCCGCTCATCTTCCCGACTCTGCATCTCGTTTCGCCACCGGTCCAGCCGGCCCCGCGCAGAAAAAAGAAGGCGATGGCGCCTCCACCATCTCCCGCATCGCTCCAGCTTGAGACTGCCGCTCTTTCCCTTGGCGGGTCCGCTCCTCTGAACCTGTCCGGCAGCTTTCGTTCTTCAGGGTTTACCCTTACCCTCCAAGGGACTGCATCCGTTGCGCGCCTTCGTCCTCTAGCAGCAGGACTGCATCTGGCATCCGGCATCCTGCCAGCACTTGCTCCCCAGGGCAGCGCAGAGATGAATCTGACGGTGCAGGGCCCCTGGGTACAGCCCATCAGCATTTCAGAAAATCCTGTACCGACGGCCTCCACCCAGGGCGTTCTTTACTTCAAAAATACTCTGTACCGGGCCGCGTTTCTTTCCGGACCGGTTGAGGTGCTCTCTGCGCAGGCAGTCTTTTCCCCATCGCAGATCGTCTTCTCTCCTGTGTCGGCCGTGTTCCAGAAGGTCCCCTTCACTTTGGCCCTGACCTTACCCTTGCGCTGCTCCGGCCAGAGCTGCACACCACAGTTTCTCCTTACGGCACAGCAACTGGACGCCGCCTCTCTGCAATCGGCGCTTCTCGGGGCGGGGGAGCACAATGAATTCCTGCAGCAGATCCTCGCCCGGCTGGAACACGACCGGCCCCAGTGGCCGTCGCTGGAGGGTACTGTTGAGACCAACACCTTCACTCTGGGACCGCTGGCCGTGCATGAGGCAAGCAGCCATCTGCGGATTGCAGGACGCAGGGTACAGTTTCTTTCCCTGGACGGCCATGCCCTCAACGGTGTTCTCCACGCCACCGGAACGCTGGATGCATCCGACGTGCCGCTCTACAGCTTCGACGCGCAATTGACCCATGCCAGTGCAACGGCCATCGCCAACCTATGGCACGGGGAACGAGCATCGGGCACCGTGGGTCTGCAAATGCACCTTAGCCTTTCGGGATACTCGGCTGAAGACTTGCAGCACTCTGCCCAGGGCAGCTTCCAGTGGGACTGGAGACAGGGTTCGCTGGGCGCCACTCCCGCAGTGCTCGAACACTTCGACCAGTGGAGCGCCAGCGGCACGATCCACAATGCGCAGCTCGTTCTGGAAAAATCTCAGATCTCCCGAGGAAACGTTGCCGGTGTGGTTTCCGGCAGCATTGGTTTTGACCGGAAATTCGACCTGAAATTCACGCAAAAAACTGAAGTTGCCGAGCACCACGGCATACTCCATAAACGCTCCTAA
- a CDS encoding DUF503 domain-containing protein yields the protein MPVAAMTIEVRIESAQSLKDRRQVVRSLKERLRNGFNVSVAEMDQAITWQSATLGVAAISNSRSYLSGLMQQVEETAVRLAGELGAQVADIWWEYLED from the coding sequence ATGCCTGTTGCCGCCATGACCATCGAAGTCCGGATCGAGAGTGCCCAGTCGCTCAAGGACCGAAGGCAGGTGGTGCGCAGCCTGAAAGAGAGGCTGCGGAACGGATTTAACGTTTCCGTTGCGGAGATGGACCAGGCCATAACCTGGCAGTCGGCCACCCTCGGCGTGGCCGCTATTTCCAACTCGCGTTCGTATCTTTCCGGACTGATGCAACAGGTGGAAGAGACCGCCGTGCGCCTGGCCGGCGAGCTGGGGGCGCAGGTGGCAGACATCTGGTGGGAGTATCTGGAAGACTAG